Proteins encoded within one genomic window of Gemmatimonadaceae bacterium:
- a CDS encoding OsmC family protein — protein MTSPRPPLEYTVTAERVDAHGSVARCKSAGVTLDTDLAGRADAFNPAELLLAALSACMIKGIERVTPMLRFQLRGVAVRVHAVRRDVPPKLERIDYDIQVDTDESDARLALLHENVKKFGTVFNTVAPGTELRGVLRRARPQGVDGGGAI, from the coding sequence ATGACGAGCCCACGCCCTCCGCTCGAATACACCGTCACGGCCGAGCGAGTCGACGCGCACGGCAGCGTGGCGCGCTGCAAGTCCGCGGGCGTAACGCTCGACACCGACCTCGCAGGGCGCGCCGACGCGTTCAATCCGGCGGAGTTGCTGCTCGCGGCGCTCTCGGCCTGCATGATCAAGGGCATCGAGCGGGTCACGCCGATGCTCCGGTTTCAACTGCGGGGGGTGGCGGTGCGGGTGCACGCCGTACGCCGGGACGTGCCGCCGAAGCTGGAACGCATCGATTACGACATCCAGGTGGACACCGACGAGTCCGATGCGCGGTTGGCCCTGTTGCACGAGAACGTGAAGAAGTTCGGCACGGTGTTCAACACGGTCGCGCCGGGTACGGAACTGCGAGGCGTGCTTCGCCGCGCGCGTCCCCAAGGCGTGGACGGTGGCGGCGCGATCTGA
- a CDS encoding Crp/Fnr family transcriptional regulator, with protein MRLAPPQRTMDADAARGPIERSEPDFAAQLHQLLAAHMHTRRFVRGELLWREGETTGLLVALRVGRVKIYRLLPNGRSVTLFLFGPGDVFGFLPFLDGGAYPAYAQAMEPVEAEVMPRAVFQRVLVAEPALAVQLVTVLGQRLRDAFDVIQSVSTPGAQSRVAAALLGLLSDEGPAGDRQQLPLPMSAHEFADALGMAPETFSRAITDLAAQGLIRRVRPGQFELCDLAGLERAARTPLR; from the coding sequence GTGCGCCTCGCGCCGCCGCAGCGCACGATGGACGCTGATGCGGCGCGCGGGCCGATCGAGCGATCGGAACCGGATTTCGCGGCGCAACTCCACCAGTTGCTCGCCGCGCACATGCACACGCGGCGATTCGTGCGCGGCGAACTGCTCTGGCGCGAAGGAGAAACCACCGGCCTCCTGGTGGCGTTGCGTGTGGGTCGCGTGAAGATCTACCGCCTCCTCCCCAATGGGCGCTCGGTGACGTTGTTCCTGTTCGGACCGGGCGACGTGTTCGGCTTCCTTCCGTTTCTCGATGGCGGCGCCTACCCCGCCTACGCGCAGGCCATGGAGCCCGTGGAAGCGGAAGTCATGCCGCGCGCCGTCTTCCAGCGCGTGCTGGTGGCCGAGCCAGCGCTCGCGGTGCAGTTGGTCACCGTGCTCGGGCAGCGACTGCGCGACGCCTTCGACGTGATCCAGTCCGTCTCCACACCGGGCGCGCAGAGCCGTGTGGCCGCGGCCCTGCTGGGGTTGCTGTCCGACGAGGGGCCCGCGGGCGACCGCCAGCAACTCCCGCTGCCCATGAGCGCTCACGAATTCGCGGACGCGCTCGGCATGGCGCCCGAGACCTTCTCGCGCGCCATCACGGATCTGGCCGCGCAAGGACTCATCCGCCGCGTGCGACCGGGGCAGTTCGAGTTGTGCGACCTGGCCGGGCTCGAACGGGCCGCCCGCACGCCGTTGCGCTGA
- a CDS encoding FmdE family protein, with protein sequence MVDAREFLTAGLQLHGHKCPAMPLGLRAGALAMNRLGVARSADKTLLALVELGEDHCSHCFGDGVQVVTGCTFGKGNIRQLGYGKFGLTLVDRTTGRAVRVVPRADAQMQTKQTPFFQDYRLKGVPPSKVPDDVVMPLIEKVLSAPEDALFSVSDVFPFTATGGEESFASVVCDRCGEMVVERYARVLNGKTVCIPCQDALLAGT encoded by the coding sequence ATGGTGGACGCACGAGAGTTCCTGACGGCCGGGCTCCAACTGCACGGCCACAAGTGCCCGGCCATGCCGCTGGGCTTGCGGGCAGGCGCGCTGGCCATGAACCGACTGGGGGTGGCACGGTCGGCGGACAAGACGCTGCTCGCCCTGGTCGAGCTCGGCGAGGATCACTGCTCGCACTGCTTCGGCGATGGGGTTCAGGTGGTCACGGGGTGCACGTTCGGCAAGGGCAACATTCGCCAGCTGGGATACGGGAAGTTCGGCCTGACGCTCGTGGATCGCACGACCGGTCGCGCCGTGCGCGTCGTGCCCCGCGCCGATGCCCAGATGCAGACCAAGCAGACGCCGTTCTTCCAGGACTACCGCTTGAAGGGCGTGCCGCCCTCCAAGGTGCCGGACGACGTCGTCATGCCGCTGATCGAGAAGGTGTTGAGCGCGCCGGAAGACGCCCTGTTCTCGGTGAGTGACGTGTTCCCATTCACGGCCACGGGAGGCGAGGAGAGCTTCGCCTCCGTCGTGTGCGATCGCTGTGGGGAGATGGTGGTGGAGCGCTACGCCCGGGTCTTGAACGGGAAGACGGTCTGCATCCCGTGCCAGGACGCGCTGCTGGCAGGCACGTGA
- a CDS encoding sulfite exporter TauE/SafE family protein yields MLYGTIFAIVLAASFLFAMLGLGGGMVYVPVLKWAGFPVREVAIPLGLLLNGLNTLLALIPYARQRLVDWKGGSAMAAAALVMAPLGALSTRYVPVRLLLACFAGGVVVAALRTLIVARQPEPTEQMSLRRRWVIGGFVGGFAGFIGGMLGLGGGFIIAPILMWMGYRTKEAAATTAFVVTFSSFSGYLGHVAEGHFALVPTVIVVIAVLIGSQTGAIAMSTRMPPRLIKKIYALTLLAIAVKLVAEVL; encoded by the coding sequence ATGCTCTACGGTACCATCTTCGCCATCGTGCTGGCTGCGTCCTTCCTCTTCGCCATGCTCGGCCTGGGAGGTGGGATGGTGTACGTGCCCGTGCTCAAGTGGGCGGGATTTCCCGTTCGGGAAGTCGCGATCCCGCTCGGCCTGCTGCTCAACGGATTGAACACCCTGCTGGCGCTCATCCCATACGCGCGGCAACGGCTCGTGGACTGGAAAGGCGGGTCGGCGATGGCGGCGGCCGCATTGGTCATGGCGCCGCTCGGCGCGCTCTCGACGCGATACGTGCCGGTTCGCCTGCTCCTGGCATGCTTCGCCGGCGGCGTCGTCGTGGCGGCGCTGCGCACGTTGATCGTCGCACGGCAGCCGGAGCCCACGGAGCAGATGTCGCTCCGCCGACGGTGGGTGATCGGGGGCTTCGTGGGCGGATTCGCCGGGTTCATCGGGGGGATGCTGGGACTGGGCGGCGGTTTCATCATCGCGCCGATTCTGATGTGGATGGGCTACCGCACGAAAGAAGCGGCTGCGACGACCGCCTTCGTCGTCACCTTCTCCTCGTTCTCCGGCTACCTCGGACACGTGGCCGAAGGACACTTCGCGTTGGTGCCGACGGTGATCGTCGTGATCGCCGTCCTGATCGGCTCACAGACGGGCGCCATCGCGATGTCCACCCGCATGCCCCCGCGCCTCATCAAGAAGATCTACGCGCTGACGCTGCTCGCCATCGCCGTCAAATTGGTCGCGGAAGTGCTGTGA
- a CDS encoding cation diffusion facilitator family transporter, whose amino-acid sequence MTHSHDASRRASQRRLLLAVALNFGIAAVEAVGGLLSGALSLVSDALHNAGDSGSLLLTLVAQRLAGRRNSARHTFGFRRAETLAAVVNAAALIGLSVALFMAAVARLMHPVAVHGGLMIGVGLFGVVANVAGTLLLHRDARTSLNVRSSYLHLVADVGASVAVVGGGIAIVWWQADWVDPVLSIAIAGYAVAGSVRVLRQAVHVLMEGTPPDLDLLALQRAVHAVHGVVNIHHVHVWSVGESDVHLDAHLEITDMLVSETHGLRAAVEAVLASSFGIDHATLQLEAGCCADTDLVKVRSLGPDIAPS is encoded by the coding sequence ATGACACATTCGCATGACGCATCGAGGCGCGCATCGCAGCGGCGGTTGCTGCTGGCCGTCGCCCTCAACTTCGGGATCGCGGCGGTGGAGGCCGTGGGCGGACTGCTCTCGGGCGCGTTGTCGCTCGTGTCCGACGCGCTGCACAACGCCGGCGACAGCGGCTCGCTGCTCCTGACGCTGGTAGCACAGCGCCTCGCCGGACGGCGGAATTCCGCGCGGCACACGTTCGGATTCAGGCGCGCCGAGACCCTCGCGGCGGTCGTGAACGCCGCGGCCTTGATCGGTCTGTCCGTGGCGCTCTTCATGGCGGCGGTCGCCAGACTCATGCACCCGGTGGCCGTACACGGTGGATTGATGATCGGCGTTGGCCTGTTCGGGGTGGTCGCCAATGTGGCCGGCACGCTCCTCCTGCATCGTGACGCGCGCACGAGCCTCAACGTCCGGTCATCCTACCTCCACCTCGTGGCCGACGTCGGCGCGTCAGTCGCCGTGGTTGGCGGCGGAATCGCCATCGTCTGGTGGCAAGCCGACTGGGTGGATCCCGTGCTATCCATCGCCATTGCCGGATACGCCGTGGCGGGAAGCGTTCGCGTGCTTCGCCAGGCGGTCCACGTGTTGATGGAGGGGACGCCACCCGATCTCGATCTGCTTGCCCTGCAGCGTGCCGTCCATGCGGTGCATGGCGTGGTGAACATCCATCACGTGCACGTCTGGAGCGTCGGTGAGTCCGATGTGCATCTTGACGCCCATCTCGAAATCACGGACATGCTCGTCAGTGAGACCCATGGCCTGCGGGCTGCGGTGGAAGCGGTGCTGGCATCCAGCTTCGGCATCGACCACGCCACGCTCCAACTCGAGGCCGGGTGCTGTGCGGACACGGATCTCGTCAAAGTGCGATCGCTGGGGCCCGATATCGCCCCGTCTTGA